A stretch of the Candidatus Nanoarchaeia archaeon genome encodes the following:
- the rpsG gene encoding 30S ribosomal protein S7, with amino-acid sequence MIKAFDRWGTEGIEVQDKGLQNYITLEPKIVPRTGARYAGNKFHKSKTFIIERLMNKVMIPGHKNKKHFKTSYPMTGKALTAYGLIKQVLTKIESTTKQNPIGVVVRAIENAATREEIVTIEYGGARYPKAVECAPQRRVDIALRWMVQGAYHKSFNSKKSFADALTEEIINASQASQNSNAISRKLELERQADASR; translated from the coding sequence ATGATCAAAGCATTTGACAGATGGGGCACTGAAGGGATCGAGGTTCAGGACAAAGGCCTTCAGAATTATATCACATTGGAGCCAAAAATTGTTCCCCGCACAGGCGCGCGCTATGCAGGAAACAAGTTTCACAAGAGCAAGACATTCATCATTGAGCGCCTGATGAACAAGGTCATGATTCCTGGCCATAAGAACAAGAAACATTTTAAGACAAGCTATCCCATGACAGGGAAAGCGCTCACGGCGTATGGGCTGATCAAGCAAGTGCTGACAAAAATTGAATCAACAACCAAGCAGAATCCTATAGGGGTTGTCGTTCGTGCAATAGAGAATGCTGCAACACGGGAAGAGATTGTTACAATTGAGTATGGAGGCGCGCGCTACCCGAAAGCAGTTGAGTGCGCGCCGCAGCGGAGGGTTGACATTGCGTTGCGGTGGATGGTCCAGGGCGCATATCACAAGTCATTTAATTCCAAGAAAAGCTTCGCTGATGCGCTTACCGAAGAGATTATCAATGCTTCCCAGGCAAGCCAGAACTCAAACGCCATTTCTAGAAAGCTAGAGCTTGAAAGGCAGGCTGATGCGAGCAGGTAG
- a CDS encoding ribosomal L7Ae/L30e/S12e/Gadd45 family protein — translation MAKKEIDEQLAEVRQALKSKKLVIGTERTLKSLKIGGIQKVFLAANCPEQVKADVAYYARIGNAAAVRLKYDNEELGVICKKPFAISILGVKTGNG, via the coding sequence ATGGCAAAGAAGGAGATTGATGAGCAGCTTGCTGAAGTCAGGCAGGCGCTGAAATCAAAGAAGCTTGTGATAGGGACAGAGAGAACCCTCAAGTCGCTCAAGATTGGCGGAATCCAGAAAGTATTCTTAGCAGCAAACTGTCCGGAGCAGGTCAAGGCGGATGTCGCCTATTATGCCAGAATAGGCAATGCGGCTGCGGTCAGGCTCAAGTATGATAATGAGGAACTCGGAGTAATATGCAAGAAGCCCTTTGCAATTTCTATTCTTGGAGTAAAGACAGGGAATGGTTAA
- a CDS encoding NusA-like transcription termination signal-binding factor, translating to MVKIKYDSQLMKTMSVFEQVTHAKLKDAVDQENRILFVTEENEAGRAIGRHHSNSEKLARLLKRKIKIVEFNPDVKGFIRNLVYPLNTRDIEESQGTITISSGDPETKRILIGRDAKNLKDLRSVVKRFFDIQEIRII from the coding sequence ATGGTTAAAATAAAGTATGACAGCCAGCTGATGAAGACGATGAGTGTGTTTGAGCAGGTGACGCACGCAAAGCTCAAAGACGCGGTTGATCAGGAAAACAGGATTTTGTTTGTCACTGAAGAGAATGAGGCTGGCAGGGCAATCGGCAGGCACCATAGCAACAGCGAAAAACTTGCGAGGCTCCTGAAAAGAAAGATTAAAATAGTGGAATTTAACCCCGATGTCAAGGGGTTCATCAGGAACTTGGTGTATCCGCTGAATACAAGGGATATAGAGGAATCCCAAGGCACGATAACTATCTCTTCCGGTGATCCGGAGACAAAAAGGATCCTCATCGGAAGAGACGCAAAAAATCTCAAAGACCTTAGGAGCGTCGTGAAGCGGTTTTTTGACATACAGGAGATACGAATAATATAG
- a CDS encoding DNA-directed RNA polymerase subunit A' — translation MTEETKAETKEAQPEKKEAEDFPERYIFKQVKSFVFGVLSPKMIKKMAVAKIVTPELYDKEGYPVDGGLMDIRLGVIDPGLKCRTCGSKLKECIGHFGYIELARPVIHVKFVEIIHMLLQCTCRECGHALLQKNKKDGLVAEIRMVAEKEGPIAMRKKVKAAIAGIKSTNKCPLCKAKQFKITIEKPTTFIENEQRVSPIEVRTRLEKIPDDDLEVFGLNVSAVRPEWLILTILSIPPVTMRPSITLESGERSEDDLTHKIGDIVRINQRLFENINAGAPEIIIEDLWDLLQYHITTFFDNSIPQLPVARHRSGQPLKTLSERIKSKDGRIRHNLAGKRTNFSARTVISPDPRIQLNEVGVPKVMAMNLTVPERVTEWNLAYLKKFMERGPGQYPGANYVIRPDGKKKKITEETQEASLEEVAPGYIVERHLIDGDIAIFNRQPSLHRMSMMCHRVRVLPGKTLRINPAVCHPYNADFDGDEMNLHIPQTEEARAEAEILMEVQTQLISPRYGLSIVGCVQDAISGNYILTRYGKMPRTEAIDLLYATGVRDFSRLPKKQVVDGKEIFSALLPPDFSFSGHAKVCSEGCSKDTHVLISKGRLISGVMDKANLGEGSGLMMRELHKKYGKDFSLDFLQKLYRLGTDSLLKFGFSSPLSDVDILPEGKAEIKKVLDQAEQESQELIRSFREGKLEAFPGRSAEETLELRILEVLNKARNQTGILVSKYAASGTHMLIMAKSGARGNIINLAQMAACVGQQAMRGKRIEKGYSERTLSCFKRGDLSPDARGFIRRGFKEGMTPQEFFFGAITGRDSLMDTALRTPKSGYLYRRLANAMQDLKVEYDNTVRDSNKKIVQFRYGEDGIDVSKSENGKINVKKIIQEVVGNGN, via the coding sequence ATGACAGAAGAAACAAAGGCAGAAACAAAAGAGGCGCAGCCTGAAAAGAAGGAAGCGGAAGATTTTCCTGAGAGGTACATCTTCAAACAGGTGAAATCATTTGTATTTGGTGTCCTGTCTCCCAAGATGATCAAGAAGATGGCAGTGGCAAAGATCGTCACGCCAGAGCTCTATGATAAGGAGGGGTACCCTGTCGATGGGGGGCTCATGGACATCCGCTTGGGAGTGATCGATCCCGGATTGAAATGCAGGACTTGTGGATCCAAACTCAAGGAGTGCATCGGCCACTTCGGCTATATCGAACTCGCACGGCCAGTTATTCATGTTAAATTTGTTGAGATCATCCATATGCTGCTGCAGTGCACCTGCAGGGAATGCGGGCATGCCCTTCTCCAAAAGAACAAGAAAGATGGCCTTGTTGCTGAAATACGCATGGTTGCGGAGAAAGAGGGGCCTATCGCCATGCGAAAAAAGGTCAAGGCTGCAATCGCAGGTATAAAGTCAACAAACAAATGCCCATTGTGCAAGGCAAAGCAGTTTAAAATCACCATAGAGAAACCCACAACCTTTATCGAGAATGAACAGCGTGTGAGTCCTATCGAGGTAAGGACGCGGCTGGAGAAGATCCCGGATGATGACTTAGAGGTGTTTGGCCTGAATGTAAGCGCAGTCCGCCCTGAGTGGCTGATCCTGACTATACTTTCCATCCCTCCGGTTACCATGAGGCCTTCAATCACGCTCGAGAGCGGCGAGAGGAGCGAGGATGACCTTACACATAAGATAGGGGATATTGTGCGGATTAACCAGCGGTTGTTTGAGAACATCAATGCCGGAGCGCCGGAGATCATTATTGAAGACCTCTGGGACCTTCTCCAATACCATATCACGACCTTCTTTGATAATTCTATCCCCCAGCTTCCTGTTGCAAGGCACCGAAGCGGCCAGCCGCTCAAGACCCTCTCCGAGAGGATCAAAAGCAAAGATGGAAGGATCCGCCACAATCTTGCTGGAAAAAGGACGAACTTCTCTGCAAGGACGGTCATCAGCCCTGACCCGAGGATACAGCTCAATGAGGTCGGAGTCCCAAAAGTCATGGCTATGAATCTTACGGTTCCTGAAAGGGTCACAGAATGGAACCTTGCATACCTCAAAAAGTTTATGGAGCGCGGTCCGGGGCAATACCCTGGGGCGAATTACGTCATCAGGCCCGACGGGAAGAAAAAGAAGATAACGGAAGAGACGCAGGAAGCCTCACTGGAAGAAGTTGCCCCAGGATATATCGTGGAGAGGCACCTCATTGACGGAGATATTGCAATCTTCAATCGCCAGCCATCCTTGCACAGGATGAGCATGATGTGCCACAGAGTGCGGGTCCTTCCAGGGAAGACATTGAGGATCAATCCAGCAGTCTGCCACCCGTACAACGCTGATTTTGACGGAGATGAGATGAATCTCCATATCCCCCAGACAGAGGAAGCCCGGGCAGAGGCTGAAATTCTGATGGAAGTGCAGACACAGCTCATATCGCCAAGGTACGGACTGAGCATAGTGGGGTGTGTCCAGGATGCGATCTCCGGAAATTATATCCTGACAAGATATGGAAAGATGCCGCGGACAGAAGCTATTGACCTGCTCTATGCAACGGGGGTTAGAGACTTCTCAAGGCTTCCAAAAAAGCAGGTTGTAGATGGAAAAGAGATATTCAGCGCTCTTCTTCCTCCGGATTTCAGTTTTTCAGGCCATGCCAAAGTATGCAGCGAGGGCTGCTCGAAGGATACGCATGTCCTGATTTCCAAAGGCAGATTGATATCGGGGGTCATGGACAAGGCAAATTTAGGCGAAGGATCAGGACTGATGATGAGAGAGCTGCACAAGAAATATGGCAAGGATTTCTCCCTGGACTTCCTGCAGAAACTCTACCGGCTTGGCACTGACTCGTTGCTGAAGTTTGGATTTTCATCTCCGTTATCTGATGTGGATATCCTCCCTGAAGGAAAAGCAGAGATAAAAAAAGTGCTCGATCAGGCCGAGCAGGAATCGCAGGAGCTCATCAGGTCATTCCGGGAGGGAAAATTGGAGGCATTTCCCGGAAGGAGCGCCGAAGAGACCTTGGAATTGAGGATTCTTGAAGTCCTCAACAAGGCAAGGAATCAGACAGGGATATTGGTCTCTAAGTATGCGGCATCAGGCACGCATATGCTTATCATGGCAAAATCCGGGGCCCGCGGGAATATCATTAACCTCGCGCAGATGGCTGCTTGTGTGGGCCAGCAGGCAATGCGGGGAAAGCGCATCGAGAAAGGCTATTCCGAAAGGACATTATCCTGCTTCAAGAGGGGCGATCTGTCTCCTGACGCACGTGGATTCATCAGGAGGGGGTTCAAGGAAGGCATGACGCCTCAGGAATTCTTTTTCGGGGCGATCACTGGCAGAGACTCCCTTATGGATACTGCCTTAAGGACGCCAAAGAGCGGTTATCTTTACCGGCGCCTGGCCAATGCAATGCAGGATCTTAAGGTGGAGTATGATAATACGGTAAGAGATTCCAACAAGAAGATCGTCCAGTTTAGGTATGGAGAAGACGGAATCGACGTGTCCAAATCAGAGAACGGAAAGATAAATGTGAAGAAAATCATCCAGGAGGTCGTAGGAAACGGGAATTAA
- a CDS encoding 30S ribosomal protein S12 → MGSKSRGMFAANKLKRRRAQSKWLHRSYIKRILRLKERSDPLEGSSQAKGLVLEKIQLEAKQPNSGMRKCVRVQLTKNGRQVSAFCPGDGATKLIDEHDEVIIECIGGKMGRAKGDIPGVRWQVIKVNDQSLKALLAGKIEKARR, encoded by the coding sequence ATGGGAAGCAAGAGCCGCGGCATGTTTGCTGCGAACAAGCTGAAGAGGAGAAGAGCCCAATCGAAGTGGCTGCACCGGTCCTATATCAAAAGGATCCTTCGCCTTAAGGAGAGGTCAGACCCATTGGAGGGGTCATCGCAGGCAAAGGGCCTGGTGTTGGAGAAGATTCAGCTCGAAGCAAAGCAGCCCAACTCAGGAATGAGGAAATGTGTCCGGGTCCAGCTCACGAAGAATGGAAGGCAGGTCAGTGCGTTTTGCCCCGGCGACGGAGCCACAAAGCTCATTGACGAGCATGATGAGGTTATCATAGAGTGCATTGGCGGAAAGATGGGCCGCGCAAAGGGGGATATCCCGGGAGTCCGGTGGCAGGTCATCAAAGTCAACGACCAGAGCTTAAAGGCACTGCTGGCAGGAAAGATTGAGAAGGCAAGAAGATGA
- the rpoA2 gene encoding DNA-directed RNA polymerase subunit A'' yields the protein MEEIKLLERKLPLAIIKEIRENLPKNVGKARYTEVLQKVLEEYKQSRVEPGESVGLISAESIGEPSTQMTLNTFHFAGVAEMNVTVGLPRIIEVLDGRKEISTPMMEIYLKKPYSKGAEIRKAGALIKETQFKEIVKEFSINMLETSIEITVDRERMQELGVNEPTVLKNVAKEIKGFAAKFKDKDTLVLKSKSKEKAFNEVYLAKEKVKGVYLKGIKDISQILTVKKGDEYMIITSGSNLKDTFDLDIVDAARTTTNNVFEIADVLGIEAARQAIINEVYKVIEAQGLNVDIRHIMLVADTMCAGGKIKGVTRYGVVSEKASVLARASFETPIKHIVNAAMSGEEDKLNSVVENVMLNQPIPVGTGLPGLRIKLKQEEDHGKEGD from the coding sequence ATGGAAGAAATAAAACTGCTTGAGAGAAAGCTTCCCTTGGCAATCATCAAGGAGATACGCGAGAATCTGCCCAAGAATGTGGGAAAGGCCCGCTACACGGAAGTTCTCCAGAAGGTGTTGGAGGAGTACAAGCAATCCCGTGTTGAGCCAGGCGAGTCTGTAGGCCTTATATCCGCGGAGTCAATTGGGGAACCGAGCACTCAAATGACCCTGAATACCTTCCACTTTGCGGGCGTAGCTGAGATGAATGTGACTGTGGGCCTTCCACGAATAATCGAAGTCCTCGATGGGAGGAAGGAGATATCAACACCTATGATGGAGATTTATCTGAAAAAGCCATACAGCAAAGGGGCAGAGATTCGAAAAGCTGGAGCCTTGATCAAGGAAACTCAGTTTAAGGAGATTGTAAAGGAGTTCTCAATCAACATGCTGGAAACAAGCATTGAGATTACAGTAGACAGGGAAAGAATGCAGGAATTGGGCGTCAACGAGCCTACCGTTCTCAAGAATGTCGCAAAGGAGATTAAGGGATTTGCAGCAAAGTTCAAAGATAAGGATACTCTTGTCCTAAAGAGTAAGAGCAAAGAAAAGGCATTCAATGAGGTGTATCTTGCAAAGGAGAAGGTGAAGGGGGTGTACCTCAAAGGGATCAAGGACATTTCCCAGATACTCACAGTGAAGAAAGGAGATGAATACATGATTATAACGTCCGGAAGCAACCTCAAGGACACCTTTGATCTTGATATTGTTGATGCAGCACGGACTACAACGAATAATGTTTTTGAGATAGCTGATGTGCTCGGCATCGAGGCGGCCCGGCAGGCAATCATCAACGAGGTCTACAAGGTCATTGAAGCTCAAGGGTTAAACGTTGACATTAGGCATATCATGCTCGTAGCAGATACGATGTGCGCAGGAGGGAAAATCAAAGGTGTAACAAGGTATGGAGTGGTAAGTGAAAAGGCGTCTGTGCTCGCACGCGCCTCGTTTGAAACCCCGATCAAGCATATAGTAAATGCGGCGATGTCCGGGGAAGAGGACAAACTCAATTCTGTGGTGGAAAATGTCATGCTGAACCAGCCAATCCCGGTTGGAACAGGGCTGCCCGGGCTCCGGATTAAATTAAAGCAAGAGGAGGATCATGGCAAAGAAGGAGATTGA